Proteins from a single region of Nerophis ophidion isolate RoL-2023_Sa linkage group LG10, RoL_Noph_v1.0, whole genome shotgun sequence:
- the ecsit gene encoding evolutionarily conserved signaling intermediate in Toll pathway, mitochondrial, producing MFRGFSNDITIMKGANCLVQLQRLNRLLAQSASSAAQYGALPQFGHPHVLHNTQYQMLRRFHCSPLCSKGRRGLAEFVSKGDGENPSVVHSDIFEQLAPDIRSKASFTKVVDFFNKADVRRRGHVEFIYAALKRMPEFGVEKDLAVYNKLLDVFPKEVFVPSNFIQRMFNHYPRQQECGVQILEQMENYGVTPNMETKVLLVQIFGEKGHPVRKYQRIMYWFPRFKHANPFPVPHQLPRDAVDLARFSLKRIANDLDAAVTVYQMPIVTESENQTSLPLIIGIQSPNQMELLAKHNPSKPVFVEGPFRLWLRKTCVHYYILRADPTPPEVEEPYDPERSFYYPLQLDLSYDRDLGDIETFDVEDLDEGPVFAMCMTSQGDQATLNQWISSLQETNPILGHIPTLFRLESGPTELQAATLEDTDQHHGNDPENQRDKSTPEEEEEELKSSSGMTR from the exons ATG TTCCGAGGTTTTTCTAATGACATCACCATCATGAAGGGTGCAAACTGTCTGGTCCAGCTGCAGAGGCTTAATAGGCTGCTGGCCCAGTCCGCCTCTTCTGCAGCCCAATATGGCGCTCTGCCCCAGTTTGGTCATCCCCATGTGCTGCACAACACACAATACCAG ATGCTGAGGCGTTTCCACTGCAGCCCTCTGTGCTCTAAAGGTCGCCGAGGACTGGCAGAATTCGTCAGTAAGGGCGATGGCGAGAATCCATCCGTGGTCCATTCGGACATCTTTGAGCAGCTGGCCCCGGATATCAGAAGCAAGGCCTCCTTCACAAAGGTGGTGGACTTCTTCAATAAGGCTGATGTGAGACGGCGGGGTCACGTGGAGTTTATCTACGCTGCTCTTAAGAGGATGCCCGAGTTTGGCGTGGAGAAAGACTTGGCCGTCTACAACAAGCTCCTGGATGTTTTTCCCAAGGAGGTGTTCGTGCCCAGTAACTTCATCCAGCGCATGTTTAACCACTACCCCCGACAACAGGAGTGTGGGGTGCAGATACTAGAACAGATGGAGAACTATG GAGTCACACCGAATATGGAAACTAAGGTGCTGCTGGTGCAGATATTTGGAGAGAAGGGTCATCCTGTAAGGAAATACCAGCGCATAATGTACTGGTTCCCTAGATTCAAACACGCCAACCCCTTCCCCGTCCCACATCAGCTGCCCAGAGATGCAGTGGATCTGGCTCGCTTCAGCCTCAAGCGCATTGCCAATGACCTGGATGCTGCTGTCACTGTTTATCAG ATGCCCATTGTCACAGAGAGTGAGAATCAGACCAGTCTTCCACTTATAATAG GCATCCAGAGTCCCAACCAGATGGAGCTCCTAGCCAAACATAACCCCAGCAAGCCAGTGTTTGTGGAGGGACCCTTCCGGCTGTGGCTGAGGAAAACATGTGTCCACTATTACATTCTCCGAGCTGACCCCACGCCGCCCGAG GTGGAGGAACCCTATGATCCAGAGCGGTCCTTTTACTACCCTCTGCAGCTCGACCTCAGCTATGACCGTGACCTCGGAGACATCGAGACGTTTGACGTAGAAGACC TGGATGAAGGGCCAGTGTTTGCCATGTGTATGACCAGTCAGGGAGACCAGGCCACCCTCAACCAGTGGATCTCCAGCCTCCAGGAGACCAACCCTATCCTGGGTCACATCCCGACCCTGTTTCGCCTTGAATCCGGCCCCACGGAGCTCCAGGCCGCAACCCTGGAGGACACGGACCAACATCACGGCAATGATCCAGAAAATCAAAGGGACAAGTCCACCccagaagaggaggaagaggagctgAAAAGTAGTAGTGGAATGACGAGGTGA